The Pseudomonas sp. SCB32 DNA window CTGCGCCGACTTGCTGCCCTCGGCATCCTTCACGCCGGCGAAGTCCTCTTCACGCAGCACCGGCAGATCTTTCGCACAATAGTCGCTACCCAGAGCTGTCAGCGCTTTGCACATCCCCTCCAGGCGACCATCGACTGCCTGCAGGTGATCGAGCAACTGACCAATGGCGCGCGCCACCGGGTCGGGCATGTCCTGACTGACGCCGTAAGCATCGAAGCCGAGCTTCTCGGCCATGGCCTGGCGCTTGGCCTGCTGCTCGTCGTCATCCTTCATGATGATCCGCCCCGGAATACCGACCACGGTCGCTCCCGGCGGCACTTCCTTGGTCACCACGGCATTGGAGCCGACCTTGGCGCCGGCGCCCACAGTGAACGGGCCGAGCACCTTGGCGCCCGCGCCGACGACCACGCCATCGGCCAGTGTCGGGTGACGCTTGCCCTTGTTCCAGCTGGTGCCACCCAGGGTCACACCCTGGTAAATGGTCACGTCATCACCGATCTCGGCAGTCTCGCCAATGACGATGCCCATGCCGTGGTCGATAAAGAAGCGCCGACC harbors:
- the cysE gene encoding serine O-acetyltransferase: MFERVREDIQSVFHRDPAARNAFEVLTCYPGLHAVWLHRLAHALWVSGWKWLARMVSNFGRWMTGIEIHPGAKIGRRFFIDHGMGIVIGETAEIGDDVTIYQGVTLGGTSWNKGKRHPTLADGVVVGAGAKVLGPFTVGAGAKVGSNAVVTKEVPPGATVVGIPGRIIMKDDDEQQAKRQAMAEKLGFDAYGVSQDMPDPVARAIGQLLDHLQAVDGRLEGMCKALTALGSDYCAKDLPVLREEDFAGVKDAEGSKSAQ